The following proteins come from a genomic window of Caldisalinibacter kiritimatiensis:
- a CDS encoding MarR family winged helix-turn-helix transcriptional regulator yields the protein MNRKDSIGRWLAIINGCLKSYVSKQLEPYNLGSGQFHYILLLYKHDGITQEEMTKYTNKDKGTTARAIKKLEREGYVTRKVNPEDKRSYKIYLTQKVINMKPIIFNVLDKSIELLEQGLSNEEKDMLLIVLKKMAKNAVKNMKEN from the coding sequence ATGAATAGAAAGGATTCAATAGGAAGATGGTTAGCTATTATCAATGGCTGTTTAAAATCATATGTATCAAAACAGCTTGAACCTTATAATTTAGGTAGTGGACAGTTTCATTATATTTTATTGCTATATAAACATGATGGCATAACTCAAGAAGAAATGACAAAGTATACTAATAAAGATAAAGGAACCACAGCTAGAGCCATTAAAAAATTAGAAAGGGAAGGATATGTTACTAGAAAGGTAAACCCTGAAGATAAAAGGTCATATAAGATATATCTGACTCAAAAGGTAATTAATATGAAACCAATAATCTTTAATGTGCTTGATAAGTCTATTGAGTTACTAGAACAAGGATTATCAAATGAAGAAAAGGATATGTTGTTAATTGTATTAAAGAAAATGGCTAAAAATGCAGTAAAGAATATGAAAGAAAATTGA
- a CDS encoding MATE family efflux transporter, which produces MNQRSYMLENEKISKLLLKLSLPATIGMIVNALYNIIDTIFIGKGVGALAIGGLTIAFPIQMVIMAFALMIGIGAASAVSRSLGAKDVEKADYIAGNAFLAIFILSALTVVLGYIYLEPMLRLFGATDTLLPYAKDYMSIILMGNIFFSFVMAANNLVRAEGNAKDSMNIMLIGTGLNIVLDPIFIFGFKLGIKGAALATILSQFISFIYIINYLYGGKSSLKVKLHHLKPKFDILKEIFTVGFASFARNMAGSILAIVVNNSLRIYGGDIAISILGIVNRVIMFLYLPLFGVVQGMQPIVGFNYGAKKYDRVKEVVKMSILTTVVLATFGFLVGELFPGFILKLFSNENEIITEGILVLRIIISMSPIIGVQIIGAALFQALGKALPSLILTLLRQVILLIPLIIILPKIMDNSILGVWLSYPISDLLSTIVTVVLLKKEMDNILVTSSDNNIQPDY; this is translated from the coding sequence ATGAATCAAAGAAGTTATATGCTAGAGAATGAGAAAATAAGTAAATTATTATTAAAGCTATCATTGCCTGCTACAATAGGGATGATTGTAAATGCTTTATATAACATTATTGATACCATATTTATTGGTAAAGGTGTTGGCGCATTAGCTATAGGTGGATTGACCATAGCCTTTCCCATTCAGATGGTAATTATGGCATTTGCACTTATGATAGGAATAGGAGCAGCTTCTGCTGTATCAAGAAGTCTTGGAGCAAAGGATGTAGAAAAAGCTGATTATATTGCTGGTAATGCATTTTTAGCTATATTTATATTAAGTGCTCTTACTGTAGTTTTAGGATACATTTATTTAGAACCAATGCTTAGATTATTTGGTGCTACTGATACATTGTTACCATATGCAAAGGATTATATGTCAATAATTCTTATGGGGAATATTTTCTTTTCATTTGTAATGGCAGCAAATAATCTTGTAAGAGCTGAAGGTAATGCTAAAGATTCAATGAATATTATGCTTATAGGTACAGGATTAAATATAGTATTAGACCCAATATTCATATTTGGATTTAAGCTAGGTATTAAAGGTGCTGCACTTGCAACTATACTTTCTCAATTTATTTCATTTATATATATAATTAATTACTTATATGGAGGAAAGAGCTCATTAAAGGTTAAGTTACATCATTTAAAGCCTAAGTTTGATATTTTAAAAGAAATATTCACAGTAGGATTTGCTTCCTTTGCTAGAAATATGGCTGGAAGTATTTTAGCAATAGTAGTAAATAATTCATTAAGAATATATGGTGGAGATATTGCTATATCAATATTAGGTATAGTGAATAGAGTTATTATGTTTTTATATTTACCTTTATTTGGAGTAGTACAGGGAATGCAGCCTATAGTTGGTTTCAATTATGGTGCTAAAAAATATGATAGAGTAAAAGAAGTTGTTAAAATGTCTATATTAACAACAGTTGTATTGGCTACATTTGGTTTTTTAGTAGGAGAATTATTCCCAGGGTTTATTCTTAAGTTATTCAGTAATGAAAATGAAATAATAACTGAAGGAATTCTAGTTTTACGAATTATAATCAGTATGTCACCGATAATTGGAGTACAAATAATAGGAGCTGCTTTATTCCAAGCACTTGGAAAGGCATTACCATCGTTAATTTTAACTTTACTTAGACAGGTTATTTTATTGATACCGTTAATAATAATTTTACCTAAGATAATGGATAACTCAATATTAGGTGTATGGCTATCTTATCCTATATCAGATTTATTATCTACTATAGTAACTGTAGTATTACTAAAAAAAGAGATGGATAATATTCTAGTTACATCTAGTGATAATAACATACAACCTGATTATTAA
- a CDS encoding BglG family transcription antiterminator, which yields MEYKIIKPLSNNVVLANKEDKNYVLLGKGIGFGKKKNMILKDSDNIEKIFISLDDFNLIEYENLLSKVDPKILELTERIISMVSKELKENLNPHIHIGLIDHINFAIKRLEEGIEIVNPFLFETKLLYPQEYKLAEKAVNILRENLNIKIPDAEIGFITFHIYGARKNKVKRDAFKNSKIVSKIIDYTQRKLQIDLSKGSFDYIRFVMHLKGVLNRLNEGKCIENVLLQKVKDEFKYEYKIAYDISKIIENDLRIKVPDDEIGYIALHLHKLKKYPLK from the coding sequence ATGGAATATAAAATAATAAAGCCATTAAGTAACAATGTAGTGCTGGCTAATAAAGAAGATAAAAATTACGTTTTATTAGGTAAAGGGATAGGCTTTGGAAAAAAGAAAAATATGATATTGAAAGATTCCGATAACATTGAAAAAATATTCATCTCATTAGATGATTTTAATTTGATAGAATATGAAAACCTTTTATCTAAAGTAGATCCCAAAATATTAGAATTAACAGAAAGAATTATCTCAATGGTTTCAAAAGAGCTTAAAGAAAACCTTAACCCCCATATACACATTGGATTAATAGACCATATTAACTTTGCGATTAAGAGATTAGAAGAGGGTATTGAAATAGTTAATCCTTTTCTATTTGAAACGAAACTTCTATACCCTCAAGAATATAAACTAGCTGAAAAAGCTGTAAACATTTTACGCGAAAATCTAAACATAAAAATTCCTGATGCAGAAATTGGTTTTATAACCTTTCATATATATGGTGCAAGAAAAAATAAAGTTAAAAGAGATGCTTTTAAAAATTCTAAAATAGTAAGTAAAATTATTGATTATACACAAAGGAAATTACAAATTGATTTGAGTAAAGGCTCATTTGACTATATTAGATTTGTAATGCACTTAAAAGGAGTACTAAATAGACTTAATGAAGGTAAATGTATAGAAAATGTTCTATTACAAAAGGTTAAAGATGAATTTAAATATGAATACAAAATCGCTTACGATATTTCTAAAATTATTGAAAATGATTTACGTATAAAAGTTCCTGATGATGAAATAGGATATATAGCACTACATTTACATAAACTCAAAAAATACCCACTAAAATAG
- a CDS encoding Fur family transcriptional regulator: protein MSIEELQKKLKENGYKITSQRKAILEVLIDYQDHFISAEKLFNKVKIKNSKVNLSTIYRNLDILNSLDFVHKITINDDYSLFSLVSLDEHHHHIICKCCGKTEVIPFCPFDDLKAFAEEKGFDLTQHKIELYGYCKDCKHKNKL, encoded by the coding sequence ATGAGTATTGAAGAATTACAAAAAAAACTTAAAGAAAACGGATACAAAATTACTTCTCAAAGAAAAGCTATTTTGGAAGTCTTAATTGACTATCAGGACCATTTTATATCAGCTGAAAAACTATTTAATAAAGTCAAAATAAAAAATTCTAAAGTAAATCTTTCTACCATATATAGAAATTTAGATATTCTGAATTCATTAGACTTTGTCCATAAAATCACTATAAATGACGATTACTCTTTATTTAGTTTAGTTTCATTAGATGAACATCATCATCATATTATTTGTAAATGTTGTGGCAAAACTGAAGTTATACCTTTCTGCCCTTTTGATGACTTAAAAGCTTTTGCCGAAGAGAAAGGTTTTGATTTAACTCAACATAAAATTGAATTATATGGTTACTGTAAGGACTGTAAGCACAAAAATAAATTGTAA
- a CDS encoding metal ABC transporter solute-binding protein, Zn/Mn family has translation MKFIKYILAGITLFIVISFIGCTVDTVDNSKEDKLTVAVAIVPEEEFVKAVAGDLVDIVTMIPPGNSPANYKPSPREIEKFSRASIYFSMGVPTEEANIIPKAKVFNKNLKIVSLAEKVGVVYPHRYFDNNTTGRRDPHIWLSPKRVKVMIEVIRDELSELDPKNKSIYFKNASKYINKLDTIDEEIKATFKEVNNKSFIVYHPSFGYFAEDYGLEMVAIEKSGKKATAKEVQRVVELAKEKGIKVIFYQAEFDNEQAEIIANEIDGKVIEVAPLAPNYIENLKVITDTFKQALK, from the coding sequence ATGAAGTTTATTAAGTATATCTTAGCTGGTATAACTTTATTCATAGTAATAAGTTTTATAGGGTGTACAGTAGATACAGTTGATAATTCTAAAGAAGATAAATTAACAGTAGCTGTTGCAATAGTTCCTGAAGAAGAATTTGTTAAGGCTGTCGCAGGTGATTTGGTAGATATTGTAACTATGATTCCACCAGGTAATAGTCCTGCTAATTATAAACCTTCACCAAGGGAAATCGAAAAATTCTCTAGAGCATCTATATATTTTTCTATGGGGGTTCCTACAGAAGAAGCAAATATAATACCTAAGGCTAAAGTATTTAATAAAAACTTAAAAATAGTCTCTTTAGCAGAAAAAGTCGGAGTAGTTTATCCCCATAGATATTTTGACAATAATACTACTGGGAGAAGAGACCCTCACATTTGGTTATCTCCAAAAAGAGTTAAAGTGATGATTGAAGTAATTAGAGATGAGTTAAGTGAATTAGACCCTAAAAATAAAAGTATTTATTTTAAAAATGCTTCAAAATACATAAACAAGTTAGATACTATCGATGAAGAAATTAAGGCAACATTTAAAGAAGTGAATAATAAATCGTTTATAGTTTATCATCCATCATTTGGGTATTTTGCTGAAGATTATGGCTTAGAAATGGTTGCAATCGAGAAGTCAGGTAAAAAAGCAACTGCTAAAGAAGTACAAAGGGTTGTTGAACTAGCTAAAGAAAAAGGAATAAAAGTAATCTTTTATCAAGCTGAGTTTGATAACGAACAAGCTGAAATTATTGCAAATGAGATAGATGGAAAGGTGATTGAGGTAGCACCTTTAGCTCCAAATTATATAGAAAACTTAAAAGTTATAACAGATACCTTTAAGCAAGCATTAAAATAG
- a CDS encoding metal ABC transporter ATP-binding protein gives MYDIEVKNVSIFYDSVCALKDINFKVKRKQFLGIIGPNGGGKTTLLKLLLGIIKPSSGTVKIRDGRSIGYVPQFSSFDKKFPIKVLDVVLMGLLPNKVRLFHRFSKKDIKKVEQVMEELGILEFKDRQIGKLSGGQLQKVLIARALVTEPNILLLDEPTASIDANAKTEIYKLLKKLNEEKTIILVSHDIGIISSYIDSIACLNKTLYYHDENNSRLDNETLKKTYGCPIDLITHGTTPHRVLKFHEEDEND, from the coding sequence ATGTACGATATAGAAGTTAAAAATGTTAGTATATTTTATGATTCGGTATGTGCTTTGAAGGACATTAATTTTAAAGTAAAGAGAAAACAATTTTTAGGGATTATAGGACCTAATGGTGGCGGAAAAACAACTCTTTTGAAATTGCTACTAGGCATAATTAAACCTAGTAGTGGTACTGTAAAAATTAGAGATGGTAGAAGTATAGGATATGTTCCACAGTTTAGTAGCTTTGACAAAAAGTTTCCTATAAAAGTTTTAGATGTAGTTCTAATGGGATTATTGCCTAATAAGGTTAGATTGTTTCATCGATTTTCGAAAAAGGATATAAAAAAAGTAGAACAGGTTATGGAGGAATTAGGTATATTGGAATTTAAAGATAGACAGATAGGGAAGCTTTCAGGGGGACAGCTTCAAAAAGTACTAATTGCTAGGGCTTTAGTTACAGAGCCTAATATTTTACTATTAGATGAACCTACAGCTAGTATAGATGCTAATGCTAAAACTGAAATATATAAATTACTAAAGAAATTAAATGAAGAAAAAACTATAATTTTAGTCAGTCATGATATAGGTATTATTTCATCATATATTGACAGTATTGCATGTTTAAACAAAACTTTATATTATCATGATGAAAATAATTCACGTTTAGATAATGAAACTTTAAAAAAAACCTATGGTTGTCCAATAGACTTAATAACCCATGGAACTACTCCCCATAGAGTACTTAAATTTCATGAGGAGGATGAAAATGATTAG
- a CDS encoding metal ABC transporter permease — MISSLFSYTYMRNAFLAAVMTSIVCGIIGTIIVEKRLVMMSGGIAHTSFGGIGMGYFLGIEPIIGALIFSIIAAFSIAGIRRRTNTNSDSLIGMFWAIGMALGIMFIAFTPGYPPDMTSYLFGDILTVSNFSIKLMGIVDVIVVITIVSLFNYWKAYLFDDQFTKVLGIPTLFLENFLFILIALTIVVLIKVVGIILVIALLTIPPAIAKFFTYNLKKKILLSIGVGMILSVLGLFISYQFNIASGATIILLNGAAYFTVLILNRFKSTKH; from the coding sequence ATGATTAGTTCACTGTTTAGTTATACGTACATGAGAAATGCTTTTTTGGCAGCAGTTATGACCAGTATTGTTTGTGGCATTATTGGGACTATCATAGTAGAAAAAAGATTAGTAATGATGAGTGGAGGTATTGCCCATACATCATTTGGTGGTATAGGTATGGGATATTTTTTAGGGATTGAGCCGATAATAGGAGCTCTTATTTTTTCAATTATTGCAGCATTTAGTATTGCTGGAATAAGGAGACGTACTAATACTAATTCTGATTCATTAATTGGTATGTTTTGGGCTATTGGTATGGCACTTGGTATAATGTTTATAGCTTTTACTCCAGGATATCCTCCAGATATGACATCATACTTGTTTGGGGATATTTTAACTGTATCTAATTTTTCAATAAAATTGATGGGAATTGTAGATGTTATTGTAGTTATAACTATAGTGTCATTGTTTAACTATTGGAAGGCATATTTGTTTGATGACCAATTTACAAAGGTTTTAGGAATTCCAACTTTATTTCTTGAAAATTTTCTTTTTATTTTAATTGCTTTAACAATAGTCGTATTAATTAAAGTTGTAGGAATTATATTAGTTATTGCGCTTTTAACCATTCCACCAGCGATAGCTAAATTTTTTACATATAACTTAAAAAAAAAGATTTTATTATCAATAGGAGTGGGAATGATATTAAGTGTATTAGGTTTGTTTATATCATATCAATTTAATATAGCGTCAGGAGCAACTATTATACTATTAAATGGTGCTGCATATTTTACAGTGCTAATTTTAAATAGATTTAAAAGTACAAAGCACTAG
- a CDS encoding DNA-deoxyinosine glycosylase — protein sequence MVDEKAKLIILGSMPGVESLRQNQYYAHKRNQFWDIIYGVFDEEKEEKYSDRVKFLNKKNIALWDVIKQCEREGSLDANIRNEEMNNLKDFFNKYTNIQYVLFNGTTAKRLFKKYIGFNVPTITNYYQLPSTSPANTRPFKEKLQKWMIIKELLCNI from the coding sequence ATAGTAGATGAAAAAGCTAAACTTATAATATTAGGTTCAATGCCTGGAGTTGAATCACTAAGGCAGAATCAATATTATGCACACAAAAGAAATCAGTTTTGGGATATTATATATGGTGTTTTTGACGAAGAAAAGGAGGAGAAATATTCTGATAGGGTAAAATTTTTAAATAAGAAAAATATAGCACTATGGGATGTAATAAAACAATGTGAGAGAGAAGGAAGTCTTGATGCAAATATTAGGAATGAGGAAATGAATAATCTAAAAGACTTTTTTAATAAATATACTAATATACAATATGTTTTATTTAATGGAACTACTGCAAAGAGACTGTTTAAAAAATATATTGGATTTAATGTACCTACAATAACTAATTATTATCAGTTGCCTTCTACTAGTCCAGCTAATACAAGACCATTTAAAGAAAAATTACAAAAGTGGATGATAATAAAAGAATTATTGTGCAATATTTAA
- a CDS encoding Na+/H+ antiporter NhaC family protein, protein MLGSAADSWNAAILIFTLSIGGMVGVIGKMGGTKAIAEALAKKAKTARSAQIATWILGLCVFFDDYANTLIVGPTMRPLTDKLKVSREKLAYIVDSTAAPVVGMALVSTWIGYEIGLIKNAYESIGIDANIYGVFIKTIPYRFYSIFALILVLVLAISRKEFGPMYDAEKRARLTGKVLGEDAKPMASDEITKMELKEGTELRASNAIVPILTLIVVSFIGLWYNGYNAAIADGLNIKWYTWVGIRESFGYADASVVLIWGAVVASIVAITMAVSQKILSLGEAFDSWVEGAKSLLITCMILVLAWSLGSVTDGVGTADFLVGVVSESIPGGFLPILVFVISCLVAFSTGTSWGTMAIVIPLAVPLANSYVVAGAAEPSLIIATLSSVLTGSIFGDHCSPISDTTIMSSMASASDHIDHVKTQVPYALTGAVLAILGYIIVGLSGLGTIPALLISLVGGVILIIVIVQVLGKSVAEEDLLEAEKKTVE, encoded by the coding sequence ATGCTAGGGTCAGCTGCTGATTCATGGAATGCAGCTATATTGATTTTTACTCTGAGTATAGGTGGTATGGTCGGTGTTATTGGAAAAATGGGAGGTACTAAAGCAATAGCTGAAGCACTTGCTAAAAAAGCCAAAACAGCTAGAAGTGCTCAGATAGCAACATGGATTTTAGGATTATGTGTGTTTTTTGATGATTATGCTAATACTTTAATTGTTGGACCTACGATGAGACCATTAACAGATAAATTGAAAGTTTCAAGGGAAAAACTAGCTTATATTGTTGACTCAACAGCTGCACCTGTGGTAGGTATGGCCTTGGTATCAACTTGGATAGGATATGAGATTGGACTTATAAAGAATGCATACGAAAGTATAGGAATTGATGCAAATATTTATGGAGTATTTATTAAGACCATTCCTTATAGATTTTATAGTATATTTGCACTTATTTTAGTTTTAGTATTAGCCATATCAAGAAAAGAATTTGGTCCTATGTATGATGCAGAAAAGAGAGCAAGGTTAACAGGTAAAGTATTAGGTGAAGATGCAAAGCCAATGGCTAGTGATGAGATTACAAAAATGGAGTTAAAAGAAGGCACAGAGTTAAGAGCATCAAATGCAATTGTTCCGATTCTAACTTTAATTGTAGTATCCTTTATAGGGCTTTGGTATAATGGATACAATGCAGCTATAGCAGATGGACTAAATATTAAATGGTATACTTGGGTTGGTATTAGAGAAAGTTTCGGTTATGCTGATGCTAGTGTTGTTTTAATATGGGGCGCAGTAGTAGCAAGTATAGTAGCTATAACAATGGCTGTATCTCAAAAAATATTATCTTTGGGTGAAGCCTTTGATTCATGGGTAGAAGGAGCTAAATCTTTATTAATCACTTGTATGATACTAGTATTGGCTTGGTCTTTAGGAAGTGTAACGGATGGAGTTGGAACTGCAGATTTTTTAGTAGGTGTAGTATCTGAAAGCATTCCAGGTGGATTTTTACCAATACTTGTATTTGTTATATCTTGTTTAGTGGCATTTTCAACAGGAACTTCTTGGGGTACTATGGCAATTGTTATACCGTTAGCTGTACCTTTAGCTAATAGTTATGTAGTAGCTGGAGCTGCTGAGCCTTCATTAATAATCGCTACATTAAGTTCAGTGTTAACTGGTTCAATATTTGGAGATCATTGTTCACCAATATCAGATACAACTATTATGTCATCTATGGCTTCGGCATCAGATCATATAGACCACGTAAAAACACAAGTACCTTATGCTTTAACTGGAGCTGTATTAGCAATATTAGGTTATATTATAGTTGGATTATCGGGATTAGGAACTATACCTGCTTTACTTATTTCATTAGTAGGTGGAGTTATATTAATTATAGTTATAGTTCAAGTATTAGGTAAGAGTGTTGCAGAGGAAGATTTATTAGAAGC